A genomic window from Triticum urartu cultivar G1812 chromosome 7, Tu2.1, whole genome shotgun sequence includes:
- the LOC125519358 gene encoding expansin-A14-like: MDDLLILEEHRSARTRAHATFYGGADASGTMGGACGYGNLYSTGYGTHTAALSTVMFNDGAACGQCYKVACDRELADPQWCKPGVTVTITATNLCPPNHALPSDNGGWCNQPRPHFDMAQPAWEKIGVYKGGIIPVEGKPNHFRVPCEKRGGVRFKINGHNYFNLVPVFNVATSGSIKSMDVKTSDSNDWAPMARNWGANWQSLANLTGKMLSFRLTDTEGQTLVLHNIVLSGWKFGQTFTSSLQFK, from the exons ATGGATGACTTGCTGATACTTGAAGAGCATAGATCAGCTAGG ACGAGGGCGCATGCGACGTTCTACGGCGGCGCTGATGCCTCCGGCACGATGG GAGGCGCGTGCGGGTACGGCAACCTCTACTCGACGGGGTACGGGACGCACACGGCGGCGCTGAGCACGGTGATGTTCAACGACGGCGCGGCATGTGGGCAGTGCTACAAGGTCGCGTGTGACCGCGAACTGGCAGACCCGCAGTGGTGTAAGCCTGGTGTGACGGTGACCATAACGGCCACAAACCTCTGTCCACCCAACCACGCCCTTCCAAGCGACAACGGCGGCTGGTGCAACCAGCCACGACCGCACTTCGACATGGCACAACCAGCTTGGGAGAAGATCGGCGTTTACAAGGGTGGCATCATCCCT GTTGAAGGAAAACCTAACCATTTTAGGGTTCCATGCGAGAAACGGGGCGGAGTGCGGTTCAAGATCAACGGACACAACTACTTCAATCTTGTGCCCGTGTTCAATGTTGCAACCTCCGGCTCAATCAAGTCGATGGACGTCAAGACCTCAGATTCAAACGATTGGGCACCAATGGCCCGCAACTGGGGCGCAAACTGGCAGTCACTAGCAAACCTCACGGGGAAGATGCTTTCATTCAGATTGACAGATACCGAGGGGCAGACCCTTGTGTTACATAACATCGTGTTGAGTGGATGGAAGTTCGGTCAAACATTTACGAGCAGTTTGCAGTTCAAGTGA